The following proteins come from a genomic window of Pleuronectes platessa chromosome 2, fPlePla1.1, whole genome shotgun sequence:
- the gnl3l gene encoding guanine nucleotide-binding protein-like 3-like protein — MSKAKQKRAKRLGLLGKAIEGQKGVAQDKTKSKEQSSVQHITNHRKPEEIRKQRLQELQEKQKVSRERELMKRRNLQSFQNDILQRQRDFEHRETEMQLLEKHVNFENENSRKAYYREFKKVVEAADVILEVLDARDPLGCRCPQVEQAVIQSGTNKKIVLVLNKIDLVSKEIVEKWIKYLRNEFPTVAFKASTQQQNKNLKRSNVPVTKATTELLSTSACIGADCLMKLLANYCRNLDIKTAITVGVVGFPNVGKSSLINSLKRARACSVGATPGVTKCLQEVHLDKHIKLLDCPGIVMAISTTDAAMILRNCVKIEQLVDPLPPVEAILRRCNKAQILEHYRVPDFHTALEFLALLARRQGKLRKGGLPDTDKAAKSVLMDWTGGRISYFTHPPETHTLPTHVSAEIVTEMGKAFDLDELEKGNQEVLAESSCADIQMGFCMETTGMTEGGPGEPPSDLEMERVSIEEPEFKEEAEAMEDDQDTEFGPMTVEIKSQKLRTDASAEAAVRAPNLKDILYVDPLQQGQALLAAGKKRKKQQKRADKIATKLSDTLTSAMDFSFD; from the exons CTCCAAGAACTCCAAGAAAAGCAGAAAGTATCCAGAGAACGagagctgatgaagaggaggaatctGCAAAGCTTTCAGAATGACATCCTGCAGCGACAGAGAGATTTCGAGCACAGG GAGACGGAGATGCAGCTTTTGGAGAAGCATGTTAATTTTGAGAATGAGAATTCAAGAAAGGCATATTACAGAGAATTTAAAAAG gTTGTCGAGGCTGCAGATGTGATTTTGGAGGTTTTGGATGCACGTGACCCTCTTGGCTGCAGGTGTCCTCAGGTGGAACAGGCAGTCATTCAAAGTGGAACAAACAAGAAAATAGTTTTAGTCCTTAATAAAATTG ATCTAGTGTCAAAGGAAATAGTGGAGAAGTGGATAAAGTACCTTCGCAACGAGTTTCCAACTGTGGCTTTCAAAGCATCTACTcagcaacaaaacaagaacTTG AAACGCAGTAATGTTCCAGTGACAAAAGCCACCACAGAGCTCCTCAGTACCAGTGCTTGTATTGGTGCAGACTGCTTAATGAAGCTACTGGCAAACTACTGCCGCAACCTGGACATAAAGACAGCCATCACTGTAGGAGTTGTAG gttttccAAATGTGGGAAAGAGTAGTTTGATCAACAGTCTGAAACGGGCACGAGCTTGTAGTGTCGGGGCCACTCCAGGTGTCACCAA GTGCCTTCAGGAGGTTCATCTGGACAAACACATAAAGCTTCTGGATTGCCCTGGCATCGTCATGGCAATTTCAACGACTGATGCAGCCATGATTCTTCGTAACTGTGTGAAAATCGAACAGTTGGTGGATCCCCTTCCACCTGTTGAAGCCATCCTGAGACGCTGCAACAAAGCACAG ATCCTCGAGCACTACCGAGTTCCAGACTTTCACACAGCCCTGGAGTTCTTGGCATTGCTTGCCCGACGACAAGGCAAACTAAGGAAGGGAGGACTGCCCGATACTGATAAAGCAGCAAAGAGTGTATTAATGGACTGGACAGG GGGAAGGATCAGCTACTTCACACATCCTCCAGAGACGCACACGCTCCCCACACACGTCAGCGCTGAGATTGTTACGGAGATGGGTAAAGCTTTTGACTTGGATGAGCTGGAAAAAGGAAATCAGGAGGTTCTTGCTG aGTCCTCTTGTGCCGACATTCAGATGGGATTCTGCATGGAAACCACTGGGATGACAGAGGGTGGCCCGGGGGAACCTCCTTCTGACCTGGAAATGGAAAGAGTTTCCATAGAGGAGCCAGAATTtaaggaggaagcagaagctATGGAGGATGACCAAGACACAGAG TTTGGACCTATGACAGTGGAGATAAAATCTCAGAAATTGAGGACTGATGCATCTGCGGAGGCTGCAGTCAGAGCTCCGAACCTGAAGGATATCTTGTATGTAGATCCTCTGCAGCAGGGCCAGGCTCTCCTGGCTGCCGGcaagaagaggaaaaagcagcagaaaagaGCTG ACAAAATTGCTACAAAACTCTCAGACACCTTGACATCTGCAATGGACTTCTCATTTGACTAA
- the tfe3b gene encoding transcription factor E3b isoform X2: MSSRVLLRQQLMREQAQEQERREAQQQASASQLRASDSTPAISVTLPPNAARPPPAQVPVEVLKVQTHLENPTKYHIRQAQRQQVKQYLSTTLGNNAVTQTLGLSPVQQSSSAPEVAPTASSVPNSPMALLNIGSNKEEIDDVIDDIISLESSFNDDIISLIDSGLQLPSTLPGNLLDLYHSPGMAATTLTVSNSCPADLPQIKREITDTDSKTIMKERQKKDNHNLIERRRRFNINDRIKELGQLIPKSADSEMRWNKGTILKASVDYIRKLQKEQQRAKDTEMRQKKLEQANHSLMLRIQELEIQASLHGLSNSTSVSSGLGSDTSLLQQQSILQSGHCLPPSAGGLSSQNLLSLGAIGQPLPASFLSPPSSDSPAGVTLSSPLDIGSLSFAELDDHSASALYPDVSLGDILMDDGCTLSPDRLGDPLFSPLSPGASKSSSRRSSLEMDEDL; encoded by the exons ATGTCTTCACGTGTGTTGCTGCGGCAGCAGCTGATGCGAGAACAAGCCCAGGAGCAGGAGAGACGCGAGGCCCAGCAGCAGGCCTCTGCCTCTCAGCTCCGGGCCTCTGACTCCACTCCAGCCATCTCTGTCACACTTCCCCCGAATGCTGCCCGTCCCCCTCCGGCACAGGTGCCAGTGGAGGTGCTAAAG GTGCAGACCCATTTGGAGAACCCCACCAAGTACCACATCCGGCAGGCCCAGAGGCAGCAGGTGAAGCAGTACCTCTCCACCACCCTGGGCAACAATGCAGTTACTCAGACCCTGGGGTTGTCCCCTGTGCAGCAGTCCAGCTCTGCTCCTGAAGTGGCCCCCACTGCCAGCAGTGTCCCTAACAGTCCCATGGCTCTGCTCAACATCGGATCCAACAAGGAGGAA ATTGACGATGTGATCGACGACATCATTAGTCTTGAATCCAGTTTTAATGACGACATCATTTCGTTGATTGACTCAGGTCTTCAGTTACCTAGCACG CTCCCAGGAAATCTTTTGGATTTGTACCATAGCCCTGGAATGGCAGCAACCACTCTCACAGTCAGCAACTCCTGCCCTGCTGATCTTCCACAAATTAAAAGGGAAATAACAG ATACAGATTCCAAAACAATAATGAAAGAAAGGCAGAAGAAAGACAACCATAACCTCA TTGAGCGGAGGCGCAGATTCAACATCAACGACCGTATAAAGGAGCTGGGGCAGCTAATACCCAAGTCAGCTGACTC AGAGATGCGTTGGAATAAAGGGACAATTCTGAAAGCCTCTGTAGACTACATCAGGAAGTTGcagaaggagcagcagagagccaAGGACACTGAGATGCGACAGAAAAAGCTGGAGCAAGCAAACCACAGTCTGATGTTACGCATCCAG GAACTGGAAATACAGGCAAGTCTCCACGGCCTCTCCAATTCCACCAGCGTCTCCTCTGGTCTGGGCTCCGACACCTCCCTGCTCCAGCAGCAGTCGATCCTACAGAGTGGCCACTGTCTGCCTCCCAGTGCAGGAGGACTGTCCTCTCAGAACCTCCTCAGTCTGGGGGCAATTGGACAGCCTCTGCCGGCCTCCTTCCTGTCCCCGCCCTCCTCGGACTCTCCTGCAGGAGTCACCTTGAGCAGCCCCCTGGACATTGGCAGCCTAAGCTTCGCCGAGCTGGACGACCACTCGGCCTCAGCGCTCTACCCTGACGTGAGCTTGGGAGACATTCTTATGGATGACGGCTGCACCCTATCTCCAGATAGGTTAGGGGACCCACTCTTCTCCCCTTTGTCACCAGGTGCCTCTAAATCCAGCAGTCGCAGGAGCAGCCTTGAAATGGACGAGGACTTGTGA
- the tfe3b gene encoding transcription factor E3b isoform X1, which translates to MSSRVLLRQQLMREQAQEQERREAQQQASASQLRASDSTPAISVTLPPNAARPPPAQVPVEVLKVQTHLENPTKYHIRQAQRQQVKQYLSTTLGNNAVTQTLGLSPVQQSSSAPEVAPTASSVPNSPMALLNIGSNKEEIDDVIDDIISLESSFNDDIISLIDSGLQLPSTLPGNLLDLYHSPGMAATTLTVSNSCPADLPQIKREITDTDSKTIMKERQKKDNHNLIERRRRFNINDRIKELGQLIPKSADSYGNDDREMRWNKGTILKASVDYIRKLQKEQQRAKDTEMRQKKLEQANHSLMLRIQELEIQASLHGLSNSTSVSSGLGSDTSLLQQQSILQSGHCLPPSAGGLSSQNLLSLGAIGQPLPASFLSPPSSDSPAGVTLSSPLDIGSLSFAELDDHSASALYPDVSLGDILMDDGCTLSPDRLGDPLFSPLSPGASKSSSRRSSLEMDEDL; encoded by the exons ATGTCTTCACGTGTGTTGCTGCGGCAGCAGCTGATGCGAGAACAAGCCCAGGAGCAGGAGAGACGCGAGGCCCAGCAGCAGGCCTCTGCCTCTCAGCTCCGGGCCTCTGACTCCACTCCAGCCATCTCTGTCACACTTCCCCCGAATGCTGCCCGTCCCCCTCCGGCACAGGTGCCAGTGGAGGTGCTAAAG GTGCAGACCCATTTGGAGAACCCCACCAAGTACCACATCCGGCAGGCCCAGAGGCAGCAGGTGAAGCAGTACCTCTCCACCACCCTGGGCAACAATGCAGTTACTCAGACCCTGGGGTTGTCCCCTGTGCAGCAGTCCAGCTCTGCTCCTGAAGTGGCCCCCACTGCCAGCAGTGTCCCTAACAGTCCCATGGCTCTGCTCAACATCGGATCCAACAAGGAGGAA ATTGACGATGTGATCGACGACATCATTAGTCTTGAATCCAGTTTTAATGACGACATCATTTCGTTGATTGACTCAGGTCTTCAGTTACCTAGCACG CTCCCAGGAAATCTTTTGGATTTGTACCATAGCCCTGGAATGGCAGCAACCACTCTCACAGTCAGCAACTCCTGCCCTGCTGATCTTCCACAAATTAAAAGGGAAATAACAG ATACAGATTCCAAAACAATAATGAAAGAAAGGCAGAAGAAAGACAACCATAACCTCA TTGAGCGGAGGCGCAGATTCAACATCAACGACCGTATAAAGGAGCTGGGGCAGCTAATACCCAAGTCAGCTGACTC ATATGGCAATGACGACAGAGAGATGCGTTGGAATAAAGGGACAATTCTGAAAGCCTCTGTAGACTACATCAGGAAGTTGcagaaggagcagcagagagccaAGGACACTGAGATGCGACAGAAAAAGCTGGAGCAAGCAAACCACAGTCTGATGTTACGCATCCAG GAACTGGAAATACAGGCAAGTCTCCACGGCCTCTCCAATTCCACCAGCGTCTCCTCTGGTCTGGGCTCCGACACCTCCCTGCTCCAGCAGCAGTCGATCCTACAGAGTGGCCACTGTCTGCCTCCCAGTGCAGGAGGACTGTCCTCTCAGAACCTCCTCAGTCTGGGGGCAATTGGACAGCCTCTGCCGGCCTCCTTCCTGTCCCCGCCCTCCTCGGACTCTCCTGCAGGAGTCACCTTGAGCAGCCCCCTGGACATTGGCAGCCTAAGCTTCGCCGAGCTGGACGACCACTCGGCCTCAGCGCTCTACCCTGACGTGAGCTTGGGAGACATTCTTATGGATGACGGCTGCACCCTATCTCCAGATAGGTTAGGGGACCCACTCTTCTCCCCTTTGTCACCAGGTGCCTCTAAATCCAGCAGTCGCAGGAGCAGCCTTGAAATGGACGAGGACTTGTGA
- the si:dkey-245f22.3 gene encoding myoD family inhibitor domain-containing protein 2 → MKILPLLVDDAMMDDKLNSADVNEQVDDESVDTLQLHESKPRDLQAHIKADSVSTENPVESNLHDNPKGGQPRAVSICSPSLVEKEQPKPLCALLPPSMEACSVYEVDRAFKSMKSQESLKTKSVHTEPDEEDLCAAILLGCLFCHPLDCLLATVRGCSECVWSLCSYLCGCGPDTLQPLLDITHHCNLCSCLGDRRFLCDCPISDICVQATECLDLSMEISQMLYH, encoded by the exons ATGAAAATTCTGCCACTGTTAG TAGATGATGCCATGATGGATGACAAACTGAATTCTGCAGATGTAAATGAACAAGTGGATGATGAGAGTGTTGACACGCTACAGCTCCATGAGTCCAAACCCAGAGATTTACAGGCACACATTAAAGCTGACAGCGTCTCTACAG AAAACCCTGTTGAATCCAACTTGCATGATAACCCAAAAGGTGGACAGCCCAGGGCGGTGTCCATCTGTAGCCCCAGCTTAGTAGAGAAGGAGCAGCCAAAGCCTCTATGTGCCCTGCTGCCAccctccatggaggcctgctcTGTATATGAGGTGGATCGGGCGTTCAAATCGATGAAGAGTCAAGAAAGTCTGAAGACCAAAAGTGTCCACACGGAGCCAGACGAAGAGG ACCTCTGTGCTGCAATCCTCCTGGGGTGTCTCTTCTGCCACCCACTGGACTGTCTGTTGGCCACCGTGAGAGGGTGCAGCGAGTGTGTCTGGTCGCTGTGCTCATATCTGTGTGGCTGCGGGCCCGACACCCTGCAGCCTCTCCTGGACATCACCCACCACTGCAACCTCTGCAGCTGCCTGGGGGATCGCCGTTTCCTCTGCGACTGCCCAATCTCTGACATCTGCGTTCAGGCAACTGAGTGCCTGGACCTCTCGATGGAAATCTCtcaaatgctctaccactga
- the cxxc1b gene encoding CXXC-type zinc finger protein 1b — protein MDSDMSDNDPRPGPETSSLEGENAPLYCICRKPDINCFMIGCDNCNEWFHGHCINITEKKAKAIREWYCIKCRDKNSLLEIKYRTKKIKERDSEPERSERVYSSPSTPDYRSERRRGSKVKRSVRMCGECEPCKRTEDCTKCDFCKDMKKFGGPNKIRQKCRFRQCVVRARKMLRVKDEEFSLRERRENSHHRRRRYSDDYDSEAELYQKYKSAGLEDSMAWASDDDDEPPFSPVMRKKAVKVKHVKRREKKLDKKKESRRHKQKQKHKDRTRHSEKGELRDSGGQRQCLGPSCVEASRPSSKYCSEECGMKLAANRIYEILPQRIQQWQQSPCIAEEHGKKQLERIRRDQQNARLRLTDMERRFHELEGIITKAKQQAVQQDEEVNEGDSEDTDLQIFCVSCSHPINPKVALKHMEKCYAKYESQTSFGSMYPTKIEGATRLFCDVYNPQSKTYCKRLQVLCPEHSRDPKIQVDEVCGCPLVKNVFVLTGEYCRVPKRKCNRHYNWEKLRRAEVDLERVRVWYKLDELFEQERNVRTAMTNRAGLLALMLHQTIQHDPVTTDLRGNKDR, from the exons ATG GACAGTGACATGTCAGACAACGACCCCAGGCCAGGGCCTGAGACCAGTAGTCTGGAGGGAGAGAATGCACCACTCTACTGTATCTGCCGGAAACCTGACATAAACTGCTTCATGAT TGGTTGCGATAACTGCAATGAATGGTTCCACGGCCACTGCATTAACATCACGGAGAAGAAGGCCAAGGCAATCCGGGAATGGTACTGCATAAAATGCAGAG ATAAAAACTCTTTGTTGGAAATAAAGTACAGAACGAAGAAAATCAAGGAGAGGGATTCTGAGCCTGAAAGATCTGAAAGGGTTTACAGCAGCCCAAGTACCCCTGATTATAGGAGTGAGAGGAGGCGTGGATCAAAA GTGAAGCGTTCAGTCCGAATGTGTGGGGAATGTGAGCCCTGCAAACGGACTGAGGACTGTACCAAGTGTGACTTCTGCAAGGACATGAAAAAGTTCGGAGGCCCGAACAAAATCCGACAGAAGTGCAGGTTCAGGCAATGTGTGGTCCGAGCCAGG aaaatgCTGCGTGTGAAGGATGAGGAATTCTCATTGCGGGAAAGGAGAGAAAATTCCCACCATAGAAGGAGACGGTACTCTGACGACTACGACAGTGAGGCAGAGCTGTACCAGAAGTACAAGTCAGCAGGACTTGAAGACAGCATG GCATGGGCCAGTGATGACGACGACGAGCCTCCATTCAGTCCTGTCATGCGAAAGAAAGCAGTGAAGGTGAAACACGTCAAGAGACGAGAAAAGAAGTTAGACAAAAAA AAAGAGTCCCGTCGCCACAAACAGAAGCAGAAGCACAAAGACAGAACCAGGCACAGTGAGAAGGGGGAGTTACGGGATAGCGGAGGGCAACGTCAGTGTCTTGGACCATCCTGTGTGGAGGCATCAAGACCCAGCTCCAAATACTGCTCTGAGGAGTGTGGCATGAAATTAGCTGCCAA CCGGATTTATGAGATCCTCCCCCAGCGCATCCAGCAGTGGCAGCAGAGTCCCTGCATTGCCGAGGAGCATGGGAAGAAGCAGCTTGAGCGCATCCGCCGGGATCAGCAGAACGCTCGGCTGCGCCTCACCGATATGGAGCGGCGCTTCCACGAACTGGAGGGTATCATTACCAAGGCCAAGCAGCAGGCGGTTCAGCAGGACGAGGAG GTAAATGAAGGTGATAGCGAGGACACAGATCTGCAGATTTTCTGTGTGTCCTGTAGTCATCCCATCAACCCAAAGGTGGCGCTGAAACATATGGAGAAGTGTTATGCAAAG TATGAGAGTCAGACCTCCTTTGGCTCCATGTACCCTACAAAAATAGAAgg AGCAACCAGACTCTTCTGTGATGTGTACAATCCCCAGAGCAAAACGTATTGTAAGAGGCTTCAGGTTTTGTGTCCTGAACATTCCAGAGATCCCAAG ATCCAAGTAGATGAGGTGTGTGGATGTCCTCTGGTGAAGAACGTGTTTGTGCTGACAGGAGAATATTGTAGAGTCCCAAAAAGGAAATGCAACAGACATTACAACTGGGAAAAGCTGAGGAGAGCTGAGGTGGACTTGGAGCGAGTCAGGGTG TGGTACAAGTTGGACGAGCTCTTTGAACAGGAGCGTAACGTCAGGACAGCCATGACCAACAGAGCTGGTCTGCTCGCTCTGATGCTGCATCAGACTATTCAGCACGACCCCGTGACAACTGATCTCCGTGGCAACAAGGATAGGTAG